A window of Apium graveolens cultivar Ventura chromosome 8, ASM990537v1, whole genome shotgun sequence contains these coding sequences:
- the LOC141678357 gene encoding uncharacterized protein LOC141678357: MHPLNLTIDTVKQEKANAMARYRRFRSFKKLLQLFELFIAVTFVSWSSTCVPVVFKLAGDLFLRLANPHVVFLIGNAIIVSLFFLSRQISTDATATNLNDDVIEFSNSIAEIESPPSNNTARVEIECPPSIEISVNNVEKQIVCVENVESRTVCEEVTNAIEKATKEIQKFERTLSERAWRRETPLKELRRAESDVKRTVNKSRGERETMEKVESLSNEEFRLTVEAFIQKQQNFLRLQKMAEI; this comes from the coding sequence ATGCATCCCCTTAACTTGACAATTGACACTGTAAAACAAGAGAAAGCAAATGCGATGGCGCGATATCGCCGCTTTCGAAGTTTCAAAAAACTGTTACAACTATTTGAGCTCTTTATCGCCGTCACTTTCGTCTCCTGGTCCTCCACGTGTGTTCCGGTCGTATTCAAACTCGCCGGCGACCTCTTTCTCCGGCTCGCTAATCCTCACGTTGTTTTTCTCATCGGAAATGCGATCATCGTCTCGCTCTTCTTCCTTTCCCGCCAAATTAGTACGGACGCCACCGCCACTAATCTCAACGACGACGTGATCGAGTTTTCAAATTCAATTGCCGAAATCGAATCTCCGCCGTCGAATAACACGGCGAGAGTTGAGATTGAATGTCCGCCGTCGATTGAAATTAGTGTTAATAATGTTGAGAAGCAGATTGTGTGTGTGGAGAATGTTGAGAGCAGAACAGTGTGCGAAGAGGTGACGAATGCGATCGAGAAAGCTACGAAGGAGATTCAGAAATTCGAGAGAACGTTATCGGAAAGAGCGTGGCGACGGGAGACTCCGCTGAAAGAGCTCCGGCGAGCAGAGTCCGATGTTAAGCGGACGGTTAACAAATCTCGAGGTGAACGAGAAACGATGGAGAAAGTAGAGAGCTTGAGTAATGAGGAGTTTAGGCTGACGGTTGAGGCGTTCATTCAAAAGCAACAGAATTTTCTTAGACTACAGAAAATGGCTGAAATTTGA